The nucleotide sequence CTGGATCTCCTTCTGAGCATAAGGTGGGGATCTCCTTAACCGGACTATCtagatcattgaaatttgatctaacgactacaaacaggagatcttctaaaagttataattattgtagccgtttgatcgaATTTCAATAGCCCAGATGATTCGGTCAGGAAGATCCCATCCTATGCTCAAGAAGAAGTCCGGTTccttaaaatttgacatcttaTTTGAAGATGTTCTCATACGACAGATAAACCCATCGCGCTCATCAAGGAACCACTGATGGGAGAGCTAGGGATCTCGCGGCCTCCAATGGCTGCACTGTGATCAGAATCCATTTCACCAAACTCACTACTAAAACTTACAAAGCATGCCTCAGTACCTTCCATATCTAATTCAACAAACCTACGGCTATatcccaaatcccacaaattcaAGTAGATCCCACCAATTAAACTCCTAATCTAGCATGAATCAACTTAAAAGATCACAACTTTTTTGAACTTTACCACATTTAGAACACTAAATTCGCTAACAGATTACACCACAAAAGTTTAAATCCAAATTTCTTTAGCATGAAGGTTATTTTCTAATTACTTTACCACCACGAGAACCGTTTATCTGATTAGGCTTGAAAAAATGATATCAAGTAGTTACTAAAAAAACAAGAGCAAGCAATGTTCTTTTGATAACAACCGACAGGAGGCGGGTAATAAAAAGGAGGGAAAAaggggaaaaggaaaaaagCGATTGCGTTCGGTGAGGCATTTCCACAAACACTTGGGCTGCGGAAACAACCAATAAAATGCTGCGCCATCAAACTTGTCTCCCGCCGATGCTACATATTTCCCCTCTGCACCGCACCCGCACTCTGAACTCTCTTCCTTGCTATGCTACTTCGAGAAAATCCGATTCGGAGCCCGACCTCATAGCTCGCTCCAATCCGAAACCGAAATATCGCAGCCGTAAAGCGGAAACTTCTGAACACGAAGGTGAAGAGCCAGGCGAGACGTTTCCAGCGACGATTCCGAGAAAGCCGCGGCGCGGGCGTAGGAGCGAAGCGGCGGCGGTTGAAGATTACGTGCGGGAGTCACTTGATCGGACGTTTGCGTCTATCAGAGAGCAGAACCCAGAAATTGTTGAGAAGAAAGATGAAGTAATGAAGAGGAAGGTGGACGAtggtgaggaggaggagggtttTGGAAGGGAGAAGAGCATGGTGGTTGAGGAAGAGAGCAAGGATTGGCCGTTGGATGCCGATGTGGGGTGGGGGATTCGGGCTTCGGAGTACTTCGAGAACCACCCAATTCGAAACGTGGTGGGCGACAATGGGGTTGAGATTGACTGGGAAGGCGAGGTTGAAGACAATTGGGTGAAGGAGATCAACTGCTTGGAGTGGGAGAGCTTTGCTTTTCACCCAAGCcctcttcttgttcttgttttcgaGAGGTACAACAGAGCAAGCGAGAATTGGAAGGCGTTGAAAGAGCTCGAAAAGGCGGTCAAGGTCTACTGGAATGCCAAAGATCGATTGCCTCCTCGGGTATGCGTGTTTTCGACCTCGTTAATTTCCAATTTTGCAATGATTTAATTGATGATCGTTGTTAAATTTACTAACTTTAGCACCAATTTGTGTTCTTGATCGATGAACATTGTTAAATCTAGTAACTTTACCTtcaatttgtgtttttgcattCGACAGTCGGTTAAGATAGACATCAACATCGAGAGAGATTTGGCTTATGCTCTTAAAGTTAGAGACTGTCCTCAGATTTTGTTTGTACGAGGAAACAGGATCTTGTACAGAGAGAAAGGTTGGAAGTGAACTTGTGTGTTCCGATCAGTTTCTGTCAGTTGTTTGCAAGAATTACCATATTTTCTTGGTGTTAAGTATgttttgcttttgcagagattcgGACTGCAGAAGAACTGGTTCCGATGATCGCGCATTTTTACTACAATGCAAAGAGGCCCTCCTGGATTGATGCCAATGAGTTATCTTCGCCTTGCTAATGGCATTCTGGTACCTAAAATTTGCACCGATTtagatttgtttttgtttctttatgctTGGTTATCGGTCCTAATGAGTTTTGGCCTCAGGCAACGGATTATGTGCTGGTGAGATCGTTGGTTTACTTAGAAGTTTGAAGCGTGGAGCGTGATCGAAAGTAGGTTGCATTTGCAGGTAAAAGTTGTTGATCCCTTGGATATTGGTCTTGAATGAGTGTTAACATCGAGAAGAAGGTAGAGGTTGCTGAAATGGTATGGATTGCCATGGTGTAGCCACCACCATCTTCACCGTCCACAAAGAAGAATTGGAAACTTTACATGCCAAAAATTAGCGAACGAGGAAATTAGATGAGCATAACAAGCTCCTTCAAACCCTATATAGATTCTTAACACTATTATTTGTTAGGAGATTTCCcgatcttcatttttgttttccattttattCATGAATTTGTGTATttattttgctttttcatttttatgtcTTTTTTGAAGCTATTATTATTTTAGTGTCCAAGTAAGCAAATAAGTGGAACCCATTGTTGCCACATGGGCATTGAATGAATAAATGACTGGgacttaaaaatataatatttttaataagtTGGGTATTTGTTTGGCATGTTTAAAAATATTGAGACAAATTtgaaataacactaaaagttaggggattactaattttttttgttttataataaaataactaTAATGgataaaacatataatatatttttttgaacaaaaatatataatttaaattatatattatagtattttattaaacattttgatttctttttggAACAATAAACATTTTGAAATTAAGAGATTGAAAGTATGAAACTTTGAGTTgagttaatttgaaaataattttttattatttgatcatgtttattaaaaaatttcaatatagatttgaatttttttcattcAGTAATGGTTTAAATTGCAAACTGAACCAAACTAAATCACAACACTAGTAATTCAAGTATGTCGATTTTTAACCATTGTGATTTAAAATTTAGGCAAACCGTAATGTGCAACTTGGTGCACGATTTGAATCTAAAATTGAATCAATTGGTCcagcctaaaaaaaaaaattaagtgatTTGAACTGTAAACGAAATAAGTTGGAGAAAAATACTCATACAATCCATCACTTTTTCAAAACTTGActactttttaaaattttcataaaaataatgaaaaaaaagaagaaaaagaaaaagaatcttAATGAAACACTTatgttactttttattttaaacgTTAAAGATATTTTTACCTTGAAAAGTCATTTATGGTATAATtcacttatatttttattttgttttttttattaaaactaaagtttttaaaAACTTTTCGTTAGCCATTCTAAAAAGAAAACTCAAATCGCAAAATAATAAAGCAACAAAATCATAAAATGAAAATACCTAAAACGGGTCAAAAgcaattttgattttgttttaattaaaaaaaaaatagaagaagaaaaagcacTAGGGATCCCTTTCGCGTTCTCAATTCTCAGACGCAATCGCCTCTGCGTCCGGCaatcgctctctctctctctctctctctgcagttgttgtttgggttttagggtttgggAGCTTGCAACAATGGTGAGAGGATTACTGAAGCAGCTGACCTCCCGCTCTCTCTCCGTCGCCGGAAAATGGCAGCAGCAACAGCTCCGCCGCCTCAACATCCACGAATATCAGGTCTCTATCTGTGTGTATATTTCACTCGCACTTACAGTCACAACCAAACTCTCATATCTATCAGTCTGCGATCTGTTTCTGTTTTAATCCTCCATAAATTCTGGAAATTTGAAAAGGACactttttcgattttttgataATATTCATTTGTTTCaataaatatttttgtttaatttcgaTTAGTTCATATAAATTTGCAAAGCTAACAGTACTGATCAGTGAAAAAGTAGAACTTTAAATTGTGTTATATTTTGGATAGTGTATATCAATCAAGTAATTGGGTTGGATTGTATTTGTGTGAGAATGTTGTTTGAAGTTTGATGATGAATGCCTTTCATTTTCGGTTGAGATCAGGGGGCTGAATTGATGAGCAAATACGGGGTCAATGTCCCGAAAGGTGTCGCAGCTGGTTCCGTCGATGAAGTCAAAAAGGCAATTCAGGATGCATTTCCCAAGGAAAGTGAGGTAATCATCGGAGATCATAGTCTTTTCATATTTAGATTTATGAATCCCCAGCTTGCAAATGGTAAACATGTGAAAGTTCGAAATTTGTTTCTCGTTATATCTTACTTTCTACGAAAACTACCATAGTGGCTTAAAAGGAGAGATGCTAACTTCAATTTTGGTGCAGTTGGTGGTTAAAAGCCAAGTCTTGGCTGGTGGAAGAGGCTTGGGAACTTTTAAAAATGGTCTCAAGGGTGGTGTTCACATTGTCCCGACTAACCAAGTTGAAGATATCGCTGGTATTAATAGCCATCATTGCTAAATATGATCGGATTTTCATGGTTTTATCATTAACTATGGACTAAAAATATCTACTTTGGCTTTCGTACAATTTACTAGCATATGTCATTTGCACTCTTGATTGGCCCTTAAGCAATGCATGCATGTTAGTTTACAATCAATCCGTGATGTGTTACTGTACGGTTAGTTTTCTATATGATTCAGGCAGTTGCAGCTTAGTAAATGCGGTTCTGCTTTGTCATCTTGTGATGCTTATTTATCTCCATT is from Malus sylvestris chromosome 5, drMalSylv7.2, whole genome shotgun sequence and encodes:
- the LOC126622057 gene encoding thioredoxin-like fold domain-containing protein MRL7, chloroplastic; translation: MLRHQTCLPPMLHISPLHRTRTLNSLPCYATSRKSDSEPDLIARSNPKPKYRSRKAETSEHEGEEPGETFPATIPRKPRRGRRSEAAAVEDYVRESLDRTFASIREQNPEIVEKKDEVMKRKVDDGEEEEGFGREKSMVVEEESKDWPLDADVGWGIRASEYFENHPIRNVVGDNGVEIDWEGEVEDNWVKEINCLEWESFAFHPSPLLVLVFERYNRASENWKALKELEKAVKVYWNAKDRLPPRSVKIDINIERDLAYALKVRDCPQILFVRGNRILYREKEIRTAEELVPMIAHFYYNAKRPSWIDANELSSPC